Sequence from the Aspergillus nidulans FGSC A4 chromosome III genome:
TCATCAGCCAGGAGAGTGAGACCCACTTGGTGGGCCATGTTTCCCGTGCAATTTCCGGGTTGCATTGTTTCGGAATCAGAAATAATATAGAGCAGTGCGCTTTATGTCATGATTCACCAGGCAGTTCTCGGTAAATCTTCAAATTCTAGCAAACATAACTCAAAATAATGAAAAGTCTCCGAAGTGCATCAATTACCCTATTTTTAGAGAAATCCATGAACTCGGAAAAGAGTAAACATGCTACCCtaatatataaaggatatataaaggatatataaaggatatatgggggtcaaatttgcggcGTTATTTCGCGCGTTATATATATACGTAAAGAAAATATGTCCGTCAATACCCCCTTcaacttcctcttcggcaccgCGGTACAAAGCTGCGGGTATTTGGGTAGATCAGAATACAACCATTGAACACCAGATGAAGAATCGCAAGATTCAAAAGCACTGAAAGATCATGTGCTTGCCACCTAATTCGGGGAGAAAAGGCATTGTTGAATATGTCTTCATAGCCGTAATGGACTTCACAAACATAAATATCCTTCCCTTGCACCTTAAGTAGATATCAATGCCCGTTTTAAAGTGCGGATGAACCAGCCTGCATCTTCCCAGCCACCGTGATCCCCAGCTCTTTCTAAATGGGGGATATCGGAGTTAGTATCTGAGACTTGGCTTCTTgtctcatcatcatcatccttgtcAGATAACTCGCGGGGCTCGTGGTTATTTTCGTGGCCTGCATGTAGTTCTGCTGCTTGTGGCTCTGTTACTGCATCGGTGCTAGTAGAGAGCGGCCAGTCGTCGACGCCGAACAGCGTCCATTCTACCAAGCGGTCAATCCAGTTTCCTAAGCCGAATCCACGCTCGCGAGTCAGGCGTTGGAGCTCACgctcgtccatatcctcttcgcgCTCTTCTGAGTCCCAGGAGTCATATGACGTCGCGGAGTCGTAGTCGCCATCGACATGCTGCTGAATTGTGTCTCGCATCTCAGCACGGACGTGTTCATCAATGAagtctggaagaagagatgtGGTGGACCGCGCATCTTCGCTCGGGACATGAGAAGGCGTTCGAGGCGCTGAGGCGATGTGAATACTACTTCGCTTCGAAGTAGGTGAAGGCGTCGACATCTCAAGCCCCGTCATGGAGAGGTCAGGCCTGCTGTTCCGTCGACTGGCTGCGCGTGATCGCGAGTGCGCAGCTGCAGGTGTGGAACGGCCGGACTTCGACCGCCGAGAGATGCCCGTCCGCAGGGCGTGGGAGATAGCATCGACTTCATACATTCCCGCCTCAGATACTAGACTGGTCGAGCTCTCACGCTTCGCTAGCCAGCTCTGGCCCTTCTCCTCACGAGCGGTCGATGCCAGTGCAGCACCCGCGCGAAGCATCCACTCGGGATCTCTCACTTCGGATAATTGGTGACGATGCGCAGTGAAGTGTCTCGTTCTCCTGCTAGCGTCAAAGCTGGTGCTGACATTTCCGCTAGCGCTGTCTCTAGACTGATGATGCAGTGGTTCGTTCACATTCTGCTCTTGAAGATTGGAGTCGCTAAAATGAATAGGAGTTGAGCTCTTGCTTCGGGTGTGGTGGCGGGCGCGTGAGCCACTCCGGGAAGGCGCACGAGAGAGGACGCCGGGTGTCCCTGGGACCGAATAGCTAGACAAGTAGGAAGTTCTAGTGGGGTTGTCAATAGCCTCATTTCGCGGGGTGAAATAATCCTGTGGGTCTTTGTCCGActcattgtcgtcgtcgtcaatggGGTAATGGGGAGTTAAAGGCGCGAGTGAGATGCGGTTTAAGGATGGATAAGAGCGGCGGGGCCGAGCTTGTGATGCCGAGGACTGTTCAGCTTTGTTAGCGAATCAGCAGGATTGTGGATGTAGTAAAGTCGACCTACAGCCATTGCGAAACCTCAGAAGAATGTGCTGGATAGAGGTCAAGAGTATGGAATGAGGAGAGTCGAGGGTTGGGGTGTGTTAGGCCTGGATCTACCTTGGCTAGGACGACTCCGCATTCGTGACATGTGAAAGTCACCGGGTGCGATTTGCCCCATTTCCAATACTCTGAGTAATATAAGGAAGCGAGAGAACATGTCAATTAG
This genomic interval carries:
- a CDS encoding uncharacterized protein (transcript_id=CADANIAT00006047), which produces MLRAGAALASTAREEKGQSWLAKRESSTSLVSEAGMYEVDAISHALRTGISRRSKSGRSTPAAAHSRSRAASRRNSRPDLSMTGLEMSTPSPTSKRSSIHIASAPRTPSHVPSEDARSTTSLLPDFIDEHVRAEMRDTIQQHVDGDYDSATSYDSWDSEEREEDMDERELQRLTRERGFGLGNWIDRLVEWTLFGVDDWPLSTSTDAVTEPQAAELHAGHENNHEPRELSDKDDDDETRSQVSDTNSDIPHLERAGDHGGWEDAGWFIRTLKRALIST